A window of the Emys orbicularis isolate rEmyOrb1 chromosome 1, rEmyOrb1.hap1, whole genome shotgun sequence genome harbors these coding sequences:
- the PRSS23 gene encoding serine protease 23, whose protein sequence is MAGVPTLILFLCTVKDVLPSNSRWKPTWPSYKVPVILPQSTLNLDKPQFDAETKLEVVSSCGLECHKRSPLPTYEEVKDYLSYETLYANGSLVETEVGIYIINHGGDGSQSKSRTKRQIYGYDSRFSIFGKDFLLNYPFSTSVKLSTGCTGTLVAEKHVLTAAHCIHDGKSYVKGAQKLRVGFLKPKVKHGNKGANITSSTMPAKMKFQWIRVKRTHVPKGWIKGNANDIGMDYDYALLELKKPHKRKFMKIGVSPPARQLPGGRIHFSGYDNDRPGNLVYRFCDVKDETFDLLYQQCDAQPGASGSGVYVRMWKRQHQKWERKIIGIFSGHQWVDMNGAPQDFNVAVRITPLKYAQICYWIKGNYLDCRDG, encoded by the coding sequence ATGGCAGGTGTGCCAACTTTGATCCTCTTCCTGTGCACTGTTAAGGATGTTCTACCCTCCAATTCCCGCTGGAAACCAACCTGGCCGTCTTACAAAGTTCCAGTAATCCTGCCACAATCTACCCTTAATCTAGACAAACCACAGTTTGATGCAGAAACCAAACTGGAGGTGGTATCCTCTTGCGGCCTAGAGTGCCACAAGCGTTCCCCGCTGCCGACGTATGAAGAAGTGAAGGACTACCTGTCCTATGAGACCTTGTATGCCAATGGTAGTCTTGTTGAAACTGAAGTAGGCATTTACATTATCAACCATGGCGGTGATGGGTCACAAAGCAAATCTCGAACAAAGAGGCAGATCTATGGCTACGACAGCAGGTTTAGCATTTTTGGCAAGGACTTCTTGTTGAATTACCCTTTCTCCACTTCGGTGAAGTTGTCCACAGGTTGCACGGGGACGCTGGTGGCAGAAAAGCACGTCCTTACCGCAGCTCACTGCATCCACGATGGCAAAAGTTACGTCAAAGGAGCCCAGAAACTGAGGGTGGGCTTCCTGAAGCCTAAAGTGAAACATGGTAACAAAGGGGCTAATATCACGAGCTCAACAATGCCTGCAAAAATGAAATTCCAGTGGATCCGAGTGAAACGGACACACGTCCCTAAAGGATGGATCAAAGGAAATGCCAACGATATCGGCATGGATTATGACTATGCCCTGTTGGAGCTCAAGAAGCCACACAAAAGAAAATTTATGAAGATAGGTGTGAGCCCACCAGCTAGACAGTTGCCTGGAGGGAGGATTCACTTCTCTGGCTATGACAATGATCGCCCGGGAAATCTGGTTTACCGTTTCTGTGATGTCAAAGATGAAACATTTGACCTCTTGTATCAGCAGTGCGATGCCCAGCCAGGGGCGAGCGGGTCTGGGGTGTATGTGAGGATGTGGAAGAGACAGCATCAGAAATGGGAGCGTAAAATTATTGGAATATTTTCAGGGCATCAGTGGGTGGACATGAATGGCGCCCCACAGGATTTCAATGTGGCTGTTCGCATCACACCCCTCAAATATGCACAGATCTGTTACTGGATCAAAGGCAACTATCTTGACTGTAGGGATGGATAA